One genomic segment of Bradyrhizobium diazoefficiens includes these proteins:
- a CDS encoding aspartate:alanine exchanger family transporter, with protein sequence MQGFFTFLQQNPFLLLFFVVGLAVWIGRASIKGYGLGMVAGAIVVGAGLSVWASTYGVKLELNNFAKSLFYYLFMYGVGLRVGPSFINSLKGDGLKFCVLALVSSVLGLALVVICAKLFALPIGAAGGMLAGSQTMSAAIGSAEQAITSGVVKLPEGMKPEEASGMIALSYGITYIWGTVGIILICKYLPRWWGVDAKAAAKRYEEEFGVKDLEGGGLTGYRQFGLRAYRLENPGTIGMSIAKFRMVNPEYRIVNVLRDGHPLGSDPDLVLQKGDVVALGGATEHLTEKMGLIGPEVADAKALGIPMDQADILVTNKDVVGRTFESFRGEAMAGQLQVTKVERGGVQIPAGLKTELQRMDIVSVVGLKSAVNELGEMWGRIARTNTSTDLLTLAAGMIIGFLIGMIEFPAFGAKIGLGNAGGLLLSGVIVSSLVSRLRFFGNTPNAARNVLEDLGLVVFVAIVGVNAGAGLMAQLTGAVALKIFIAGFIACTIPPFIVWAIGFHVFKINPAVLMGGVAGARSHSGPCREAAVEIQSSVPWIGFPVGYAVSGILLTVFGYFAMLLAQ encoded by the coding sequence ATGCAGGGCTTTTTCACCTTCTTGCAGCAAAATCCGTTTCTGTTGCTGTTCTTCGTCGTCGGGCTCGCCGTCTGGATCGGGCGGGCCAGCATCAAGGGTTACGGCCTCGGCATGGTCGCCGGCGCCATCGTGGTCGGCGCAGGTCTCTCGGTGTGGGCTTCGACCTATGGGGTGAAGCTCGAGCTGAACAATTTCGCCAAGAGCCTGTTCTATTATCTCTTCATGTACGGCGTCGGCTTGCGCGTCGGGCCGTCCTTCATCAATAGCCTGAAGGGCGATGGCCTCAAGTTCTGCGTACTGGCGCTGGTGTCGAGCGTGCTCGGCCTCGCGCTTGTCGTCATCTGCGCGAAGCTCTTCGCGCTTCCCATCGGTGCCGCCGGCGGCATGCTGGCGGGCTCGCAAACCATGTCGGCCGCGATCGGTTCGGCCGAGCAGGCGATCACCTCCGGCGTCGTCAAGCTGCCCGAAGGCATGAAGCCCGAGGAAGCGTCGGGAATGATCGCGCTGTCCTACGGCATCACCTATATCTGGGGCACCGTCGGCATCATCCTGATCTGCAAGTATTTGCCGCGATGGTGGGGCGTCGACGCCAAGGCGGCGGCGAAGCGATATGAAGAGGAGTTCGGGGTTAAGGATCTCGAAGGCGGCGGCCTCACGGGTTATCGCCAGTTCGGCCTGCGCGCCTACCGCCTGGAGAATCCGGGCACGATCGGTATGAGCATTGCCAAATTCCGCATGGTTAATCCTGAATATCGTATCGTCAACGTGTTGCGTGACGGTCATCCGCTTGGAAGTGATCCGGATCTCGTTCTGCAAAAGGGCGACGTCGTTGCGCTTGGCGGCGCGACCGAACATTTGACTGAGAAGATGGGCTTGATCGGCCCCGAGGTTGCCGATGCCAAAGCCCTCGGAATCCCGATGGATCAGGCGGACATTCTCGTCACCAACAAGGACGTCGTCGGGCGCACCTTCGAATCGTTCCGCGGCGAGGCCATGGCCGGCCAGCTCCAGGTCACCAAGGTCGAGCGCGGCGGCGTGCAGATCCCGGCGGGTCTCAAGACCGAGCTGCAGCGGATGGACATCGTCTCGGTTGTCGGGCTGAAATCGGCCGTCAACGAGCTTGGCGAGATGTGGGGTCGTATCGCGCGCACCAACACATCGACCGATCTGCTGACATTGGCCGCGGGCATGATCATCGGCTTCCTGATCGGGATGATCGAGTTTCCGGCGTTCGGCGCCAAGATTGGTCTCGGCAATGCCGGCGGTCTGTTGCTGTCGGGCGTGATCGTCTCTTCGCTGGTGTCGCGGCTGCGCTTCTTCGGCAACACGCCGAACGCGGCGCGCAACGTGCTGGAGGATCTTGGCCTCGTCGTCTTCGTCGCGATCGTCGGCGTCAATGCCGGCGCCGGATTGATGGCACAGCTGACGGGTGCCGTCGCCTTGAAGATATTCATTGCGGGCTTCATTGCCTGCACGATCCCGCCATTCATCGTCTGGGCGATCGGCTTCCATGTGTTCAAGATCAATCCGGCGGTGCTGATGGGTGGCGTTGCCGGTGCGCGGTCGCACTCAGGCCCGTGCCGCGAGGCTGCGGTCGAAATCCAGAGCTCCGTGCCCTGGATCGGTTTCCCGGTCGGCTATGCCGTGTCCGGCATCCTGCTCACCGTGTTCGGTTACTTCGCGATGCTGCTGGCGCAATAG
- a CDS encoding decarboxylase: MSKDAKPAQKRIDQFFSGPGGRADDWRDLVEAAKAWARGGDRAKYDATLAELSVTEEFHGYPGLQLMAALQEVATAGEAAASLALSTRITQAVQTRSFRQHAGDQGDKDDSNGDSADLMLPTSGSQAARRPYFETLIVTGVSSNSWPALVSEWRKLRRPTDQFVYEPVIVGTLEDAFCATILNPNLAAVVINEGFGLRTRHDAPVLHTLTASAGLNEETDASALRLAHIIKRVRPELDLYLMSNRDVEEMAGNPEANVARRIFYSIEELLELHLSILEGVQDRYDAPFFDNLKKYAQRPIGTFHALPIARGKSVFKSDWIRDMGEFYGLNLFLAESSATTGGLDSLLEPTGNIKKAQDKAARALGADRVFFVTNGTSTSNKMAVQALLAPGDIAIVDRNCHKSHHYGMVLAGAQPLYVEAFPMTEYSMYGAVPLNTIKQALLSAKADGRLDRVKMLDLTNCTFDGHIYNTRRVMEECLAIKPDLIFLWDEAWFGFARFSPFLRRRTAMGAANEIETWMQARKSVVAYEKQQAELGKNPSDEVLLKTRLIPDPRQIRLRVYQTNSTHKSMSAIRQGSMLSVKDVEFHTVEQQFKEAVFTHASTSPNQQLIASLDVSRRQMELEGYGLVANAIEIALAIRKAVNNNPLISKYFRILGADAMVPTQYRQSGFTDYLAPGVNWANTLKSLDDDEFCLDPTRMTLVCGTAGFDGTQFKGLLASEYNIQVNKTSRNSVLLQSNINNTRSDVAHLVRVLAEIAGEVDRGLVQGGANAKKTFETRVKSLMTDVPDLPNFSHFHPSFRGDAGTTTNEGDIRSGFYSAYDAAGCEHIRLGDAEIDRRLKAGPELVSASFVIPYPPGFPIMVPGQVITQETIDFMRKLDVKEIHGYDAKEGLKLVRTEALAKIGRPRPAVPPQLAAS, from the coding sequence ATGTCCAAAGATGCCAAGCCCGCACAGAAGCGCATCGACCAGTTCTTTTCCGGCCCCGGAGGGCGGGCGGACGACTGGCGTGACCTGGTGGAGGCGGCAAAGGCGTGGGCCCGCGGCGGAGATCGCGCAAAATATGACGCGACGCTCGCCGAGCTGTCGGTGACGGAAGAGTTTCACGGTTATCCCGGTCTGCAATTGATGGCGGCGCTGCAGGAAGTCGCCACGGCAGGTGAGGCGGCCGCCTCGCTCGCTTTGTCGACCCGGATCACGCAGGCCGTTCAAACCAGATCGTTCCGCCAGCATGCCGGAGACCAGGGCGACAAGGATGATAGCAACGGCGATTCTGCCGATCTGATGCTACCCACGTCTGGTTCGCAGGCCGCGCGCCGTCCTTACTTTGAAACCCTGATCGTCACCGGCGTCTCCTCCAACAGTTGGCCGGCGCTCGTTTCCGAATGGCGCAAGCTGAGGCGGCCGACCGATCAGTTTGTCTATGAGCCGGTCATCGTCGGGACGCTTGAGGACGCCTTCTGTGCCACGATCCTCAACCCGAATCTCGCGGCGGTCGTGATCAACGAGGGCTTTGGACTGCGGACGCGGCACGACGCACCCGTCCTGCACACGCTCACCGCCTCGGCCGGTCTGAATGAGGAAACCGACGCCTCCGCGCTCCGGCTCGCCCATATCATCAAGCGGGTCCGCCCCGAGCTGGACCTCTATCTGATGTCTAATCGCGACGTGGAGGAGATGGCGGGCAATCCCGAGGCCAACGTGGCTCGCCGGATCTTCTATTCCATCGAAGAGCTGCTCGAGCTGCATCTGTCGATTCTCGAAGGCGTGCAGGACCGCTACGACGCGCCGTTTTTCGACAATCTCAAGAAATACGCCCAGCGGCCGATCGGGACGTTTCACGCGCTGCCGATCGCGCGCGGAAAATCCGTATTCAAGTCGGACTGGATCCGTGACATGGGCGAATTCTACGGCCTGAACCTGTTCCTGGCCGAGAGCAGCGCGACGACCGGCGGTCTCGACAGTCTCCTGGAGCCTACGGGAAACATCAAGAAGGCGCAGGACAAGGCGGCCCGCGCGCTCGGCGCCGATCGCGTCTTCTTCGTCACCAACGGCACTTCGACCTCAAACAAGATGGCGGTGCAGGCGCTGCTTGCGCCGGGTGACATCGCGATCGTCGACCGCAACTGCCACAAGTCGCATCACTACGGCATGGTGCTGGCAGGCGCGCAGCCGCTCTATGTCGAAGCCTTCCCGATGACGGAATACTCGATGTACGGCGCCGTGCCGCTGAACACGATCAAGCAGGCACTCCTGAGCGCCAAGGCCGACGGCCGGCTCGATCGGGTCAAGATGCTCGATCTCACCAACTGCACCTTCGACGGCCACATCTACAACACCCGCCGGGTGATGGAGGAATGCCTCGCAATCAAGCCCGACCTGATCTTCCTGTGGGACGAAGCATGGTTCGGCTTTGCGCGCTTCTCACCATTCCTGCGGCGGCGCACGGCGATGGGCGCCGCCAACGAGATCGAGACCTGGATGCAGGCCCGGAAATCGGTCGTGGCTTATGAGAAGCAGCAGGCCGAGCTCGGCAAGAATCCGTCGGACGAGGTGCTGCTCAAGACCAGGCTGATCCCCGATCCGCGCCAGATCCGCTTGCGGGTCTACCAGACCAACTCGACGCACAAATCGATGTCCGCCATCCGGCAGGGCTCGATGCTCTCGGTCAAGGATGTAGAATTTCATACCGTCGAGCAGCAATTCAAGGAAGCGGTCTTCACCCATGCCTCGACCAGTCCGAACCAGCAGCTCATTGCCAGCCTCGACGTCTCGCGGCGCCAGATGGAATTGGAGGGTTACGGCCTCGTCGCCAATGCGATCGAGATCGCGCTCGCCATCCGCAAGGCGGTCAACAACAATCCGCTGATCTCAAAGTACTTCCGCATTCTCGGCGCGGACGCCATGGTGCCCACCCAATACCGCCAGAGCGGCTTTACCGACTATCTGGCACCCGGCGTGAACTGGGCGAACACCCTGAAGAGCCTGGACGATGACGAGTTCTGTCTCGATCCGACTCGCATGACGCTGGTGTGCGGCACGGCCGGTTTCGACGGCACGCAGTTCAAGGGCCTGCTGGCCAGTGAGTACAATATCCAGGTCAACAAGACCTCGCGCAATTCGGTCTTGCTCCAGTCCAACATCAACAACACCCGCAGCGACGTCGCCCATCTGGTGCGCGTGCTGGCCGAGATCGCCGGCGAGGTCGATCGCGGGCTTGTTCAAGGCGGAGCGAACGCAAAGAAGACGTTCGAGACGCGGGTCAAGAGCCTGATGACTGACGTGCCCGACCTGCCGAACTTCTCGCATTTCCACCCGAGCTTCCGCGGCGATGCCGGCACCACGACCAACGAAGGCGATATCCGCAGCGGCTTCTACTCAGCCTATGACGCGGCGGGCTGCGAACATATCCGGCTCGGCGATGCCGAGATCGATCGCCGCCTGAAGGCCGGGCCTGAGCTCGTCTCCGCGAGCTTCGTGATCCCGTATCCGCCGGGCTTCCCGATCATGGTGCCGGGGCAGGTGATCACCCAGGAGACCATCGACTTTATGCGCAAGCTCGATGTGAAGGAAATCCATGGCTATGACGCCAAGGAGGGCCTGAAGCTCGTGCGCACCGAGGCCCTTGCGAAAATAGGCAGGCCAAGGCCCGCAGTGCCGCCGCAGTTGGCCGCCTCATAA